Below is a genomic region from Paludicola sp. MB14-C6.
GCAAAATTATAAAAATACTTCACTTAGCCAAATTGCACAACGCTTTAATGTATCTGTTGCATATTTAAGTAAGCTTATAAAAGAAAAAACAGGATATACGTATAAGCAATTGTTGCAACAAAAGCGTATTGCAAAAGCGGAAACATTACTTATCAATACAACACTATCAATACAAGAAATTGCTTGTGCTGTAGGCTATGATAATATCAGTTATTTCTATAGTATATTTAAAAATGCTCATAAAAAGAGCCCTAAAACGTATAGATTAGAGTTAAAAGATTAGTTAAATAAGGACATAACTTTTTATAAGTTACGTCCTTATTTTATGTTTTTATCATGATATAATTATATTATTATTTATGATTAAAGGAAGATGTAGGGTGCAGTATTATTTAGCAGTTGATATAGGGGCGTCTAGTGGAAGGCATGTTATTGGTTACGTTAATAATGGAAAAATAAATTTAATCGAAGTATATCGTTTTGAAAATAAAATTATTAATAAAGGCACACATTTAGTTTGGGATTTAGATAATCTCTTTAAAAATATTCTTATTGGAATGAAAAAATGTAAAGGAATAGGGAAAGTACCAACTACAATAGGAATTGACACATGGGGCGTTGATTTTGTATTACTTGATGATAACAATAAGATTGTGGGCGATAGTGTTGCATATCGTGATAGTAGAACTAAAAGCATGGATAAAATTGTAAATAAATTTATAAGTAATGATATGCTATATAAAAAAACAGGAATTCAAAAACAATTGTTTAACACAATATACCAGCTTATGGCAATGAAGCAAAACAATCCAGAGCTTTTAAATAAAGCAGAAAGCTTTTTAATGATACCTGACTATTTTAATTTTCTTCTGACTGGAGTAAAGAAAAACGAATATACGAATGCAACAACAACAAACCTTGTAAATGTATCTACAAAAGAATGGGATATTCCTTTAATTAAAATATTAGATTATCCTGAAAAATTATTTCAAAATAAACTTTCTGCACCTTTGGATACTGTCGGTATGCTACTTAGTGAAATTCAAGAAATTGTAGGATATAACTGTACGGTTATACTTCCACCAACTCATGATACAGGCAGTGCTTATATGGCAGTTCCATCAACAGATGATGATTCAGTATATCTAAGTAGTGGAACATGGAGTTTGTTGGGCGTGGAAAATAAAAAACCTATAACGACAAATGATAGTATAAATGCTAACTTTACTAATGAGGGCGGTTATAACTATAACTACCGATTTTTAAAAAACATAATGGGACTTTGGATGATTCAATCAATAAAACGTGATTATGATAATCAATATAGCTTTTCACAACTTGAAGGAATGGCAAGAAAGGAGATCCATTTTAATTCAATTGTTGATGTAAACGATAGTAGCTTTTTATCGCCAACAAACATGATAGAAGCAGTAAAGGCTTATTGCCAAAAAACAAATCAGGCTGTGCCACAAACCCCTGGCGAAGTGGTGCATTGTGTATATATAAGCCTTGCGCTTTGTTATGCAAATGCAATTCAAGAGCTTAGCAATATTACAGGAAAGCAATATACATCAATCAATATAGTCGGAGGAGGAAGCAGAGATAATTACTTGAATGAGCTAACTGCTGCATACGCAAATCTACGTGTATATGCCGGGCCAATTGAAGCAACATCAATAGGAAACTTATTAACACAATTTATATATGCTAATGAATTTGAAAATCTTACAGAAGCTCGTAAGGCAGTGAAAAATAGCTTTTTAATAACTAGATTTGAAGGAGAAAAATAGTATGATAGCACGTTTTGAATATGCTAAAAAACGTTATGCTGAATTGGGTGTTGATGTTGAAAAAGCACTAAATAGCATATCAAATAAAGATATAAGTATACATTGTTGGCAAGGAGACGATGTAGCAGGTTTTGAAAATACAAATAGCAAATTAAGTGGAGGAATACAGGCAACAGGAAATTATATTGGTAAAGCACGAAACTTTGATGAACTAACTGCTGATTTTGATAAGGCAATAAGCCTTATTCCAGGAAAAAAGCGTATTAACCTACATGCGTGCTATGCTGTGTTTGATGATGAATATGTAGACCGAGATAAGCTAATGCCGAAGCACTTTGAAAAATGGGTTAATTACGCTAAGAGTAGAAAAATCGGTATAGATTTTAACCCCACTTTTTTTAGTCACCCTTTAGCAGAAAGTGGATTAACATTAAGTAATTCAGATGATAAAATACGTCATTTTTGGATTGAACACGCTATTGCGTGCAGAAAAATAGCGTCCTATATAGCCATTGAATTAAATGATAAATGTCTATGTAATGTTTGGATTCCTGACGGATATAAGCATATACCGGCAGATCGTTTAGGCCCACGTCTTCGATTAAAAGACAGTCTTGATAAAATCTTTACCGAGAAATTACCTGGTGTAATTGATTGCGTAGAAAGCAAGGTCTTCGGTATAGGAGTTGAGGCATATACTGTTGGAAGCAGTGAATTTTACTTGTCATACGCAGCAAAGCATGACGATGTTTATAATTTATTGGATAATGGGCATTATCATCCAACAGAAATGATAAGCGATAAAATTTCAAGTTTGCTTTCATTTTTCAATTATGTTCCACTACATATAACAAAACCTGTTCGATGGGATTCTGATCATGTGGTGTTACTAGAAGATGAAATCATTGAAATTTGCAAGGAAATAGTAAGAAATAATGCGCTTGATAGAGTTCTTATAGGACTTGATTACTTTGATGCATCAATAAATCGAATTGCCGCATGGGTAATAGGTGCACGTAACGTACAAAAAGCATTACTATTTGCATTGCTACAGCCAAATGAAAAACTGAAAGCTTTACAAGATAGTGGACAATTTAGTGAAATGATGATGCTTCAAGAAGAATTAAAAACTTTACCTTATAATGATATATGGGAAGAATATTGTAAACGTGAAAATGTACCTTCCACACAAGTTTGGTTTGATGAGATAAAAAAGTACGAAATTAAGGTTTTATCAAAGCGCGTATAATTATATTAATTCATAATACTTTTAAAACAAAAAAGGAGATAAAAATAGTGAGTATTTTTGATACTGAAGTAATAAAGGGATTTATACGTATGTGTAATGATGGTTTTGAACAAGGCTGGCATGAACGAAATGGAGGAAATCTTACATACCGAATGAGAACACAAGAAGTTTTGCAATGCAAACCTTATTTTAAAGTTAAAGGCGAATGGACAAAAATGAGCGTAAGTGCTAAAAATCTTGCAGGTGAGCATTTTATTAGCACAGGAAGTGGAAAATTTTTCAGAAATGTTATTTTAGAACCACAAAATAATATATGCATTGTTGAGATTAATTCTGATGGTGACTCCTATCGAATTGTATGGGGACTTGAAAACGGTGGGGTTCCTACAAGTGAGTTTCCTAGTCATTTTATGAACCACACTGTACGTAAAGATGCTACAAACGGTGAGACAAGAGTGATTTATCATGCACATACCACATCCGTAATTGCTCTTACATATATATTGCCGTTAACTGATAAGGTATTTACCCGTACGCTATGGCAAAGTGCAACCGAATGTCCTGTTGTATTTCCAGGGGGTATTGGCGTTGTGGAATGGATGGT
It encodes:
- the rhaD gene encoding rhamnulose-1-phosphate aldolase yields the protein MSIFDTEVIKGFIRMCNDGFEQGWHERNGGNLTYRMRTQEVLQCKPYFKVKGEWTKMSVSAKNLAGEHFISTGSGKFFRNVILEPQNNICIVEINSDGDSYRIVWGLENGGVPTSEFPSHFMNHTVRKDATNGETRVIYHAHTTSVIALTYILPLTDKVFTRTLWQSATECPVVFPGGIGVVEWMVPGSTEIAIATSKLMKKYDAVIWAHHGMFASGPDFDITFGLMHTIEKAAEIYLNVLQSNRPVIQTITDNNLREIAKYFGVNLAEEFLDN
- the rhaB gene encoding rhamnulokinase, giving the protein MQYYLAVDIGASSGRHVIGYVNNGKINLIEVYRFENKIINKGTHLVWDLDNLFKNILIGMKKCKGIGKVPTTIGIDTWGVDFVLLDDNNKIVGDSVAYRDSRTKSMDKIVNKFISNDMLYKKTGIQKQLFNTIYQLMAMKQNNPELLNKAESFLMIPDYFNFLLTGVKKNEYTNATTTNLVNVSTKEWDIPLIKILDYPEKLFQNKLSAPLDTVGMLLSEIQEIVGYNCTVILPPTHDTGSAYMAVPSTDDDSVYLSSGTWSLLGVENKKPITTNDSINANFTNEGGYNYNYRFLKNIMGLWMIQSIKRDYDNQYSFSQLEGMARKEIHFNSIVDVNDSSFLSPTNMIEAVKAYCQKTNQAVPQTPGEVVHCVYISLALCYANAIQELSNITGKQYTSINIVGGGSRDNYLNELTAAYANLRVYAGPIEATSIGNLLTQFIYANEFENLTEARKAVKNSFLITRFEGEK
- a CDS encoding L-rhamnose isomerase, which gives rise to MIARFEYAKKRYAELGVDVEKALNSISNKDISIHCWQGDDVAGFENTNSKLSGGIQATGNYIGKARNFDELTADFDKAISLIPGKKRINLHACYAVFDDEYVDRDKLMPKHFEKWVNYAKSRKIGIDFNPTFFSHPLAESGLTLSNSDDKIRHFWIEHAIACRKIASYIAIELNDKCLCNVWIPDGYKHIPADRLGPRLRLKDSLDKIFTEKLPGVIDCVESKVFGIGVEAYTVGSSEFYLSYAAKHDDVYNLLDNGHYHPTEMISDKISSLLSFFNYVPLHITKPVRWDSDHVVLLEDEIIEICKEIVRNNALDRVLIGLDYFDASINRIAAWVIGARNVQKALLFALLQPNEKLKALQDSGQFSEMMMLQEELKTLPYNDIWEEYCKRENVPSTQVWFDEIKKYEIKVLSKRV